The following proteins are encoded in a genomic region of Zea mays cultivar B73 chromosome 9, Zm-B73-REFERENCE-NAM-5.0, whole genome shotgun sequence:
- the LOC100284549 gene encoding RAB, member of RAS oncogene family-like 3, with amino-acid sequence MFWKDSGSRSSSGSGRDQNGVGPFGQVRVLIVGDSGVGKSSLVHLILKSSAIARPSQTVGCTVGIKHVTYGSAGGSSNNISDAERNFFVELWDVSGHERYKACRSIFYTQINGVIFVYDLSQRKTKTNLNKWAVEVAETGTFSAPLGSGGPGGLPVPYLVIANKVDIVPRDGARASRGNLVDLARQWAEKQGLLRCSEELPLTESFPGNSGLVSAAKQARYDKEAVIKFFRLLIRRRYFSNEPPAPSPWSLAPREDTILPMETLGDGADSFQRKSLSGEGFLYNGLVPLPAQRNLTPPPTLNPQQPVSPLDNYRYHRFSSSSLPDVSSSRTSREDIINL; translated from the exons ATGTTTTGGAAGGATAGCGGCAGCCGGAGCAGCAGTGGCAGCGGTCGGGATCAGAACGGCGTCGGCCCCTTCGGCCAAGTGCGCGTCCTCATTGTCGGTGATTCAG GTGTTGGGAAATCTTCATTGGTGCATCTCATTTTGAAAAGTTCTGCCATTGCTCGACCATCTCAAACAGTAGGATGCACTGTGGGCATTAAA CATGTTACTTACGGAAGTGCAGGCGGTTCATCTAATAACATCAGTGACGCTGAAAGGAACTTCTTTGTTGAGCTTTGGGATGTCTCAGGACACGAACGGTACAAGGCATGCCGGTCGATTTTCTATACACAAATAAATG GCGTCATATTTGTTTACGATCTCTCTCAGAGGAAGACCAAGACGAATTTGAATAAATGGGCAGTTGAAGTTGCTGAAACTGGCACCTTTTCAGCTCCATTGGGATCTGGTGGACCAGGAGGACTTCCAGTGCCCTATCTGGTAATTGCTAATAAAGTGGATATCGTTCCAAGGGATGGGGCAAGAGCAAGCAGGGGGAATCTTGTTGATCTTGCTCGCCAATGGGCTGAGAAGCAGGGCCTTCTTCGGTGCAGCGAAGAACTTCCACTCACAGAGAGCTTTCCTGGGAACTCCGGTCTTGTGTCG GCTGCTAAACAAGCAAGATATGACAAAGAAGCCGTGATCAAGTTTTTCCGCTTG CTTATTAGAAGAAGATACTTCTCAAACGAACCTCCTGCCCCAAGTCCCTGGTCCCTTGCTCCAAGAGAAGATACCATCCTTCCTATGGAGACTCTTGGAGATGGCGCAGATAGCTTCCAAAGGAAAAG CCTTAGTGGTGAGGGTTTTTTGTACAACGGACTGGTCCCACTCCCAGCGCAGAGGAACCTGACGCCGCCACCGACTCTGAATCCGCAGCAGCCCGTGTCGCCCTTGGATAACTACAGATATCATCGATTCTCCTCCTCGTCGCTTCCGGACGTGAGCAGCAGCAGAACAAGCCGAGAAGATATTATTAATCTATGA
- the LOC100284549 gene encoding RAB, member of RAS oncogene family-like 3 isoform X1 has translation MFWKDSGSRSSSGSGRDQNGVGPFGQVRVLIVGDSGVGKSSLVHLILKSSAIARPSQTVGCTVGIKHVTYGSAGGSSNNISDAERNFFVELWDVSGHERYKACRSIFYTQINGVIFVYDLSQRKTKTNLNKWAVEVAETGTFSAPLGSGGPGGLPVPYLVIANKVDIVPRDGARASRGNLVDLARQWAEKQGLLRCSEELPLTESFPGNSGLVSAAKQARYDKEAVIKFFRLLIRRRYFSNEPPAPSPWSLAPREDTILPMETLGDGADSFQRKSSPCRPWITTDIIDSPPRRFRT, from the exons ATGTTTTGGAAGGATAGCGGCAGCCGGAGCAGCAGTGGCAGCGGTCGGGATCAGAACGGCGTCGGCCCCTTCGGCCAAGTGCGCGTCCTCATTGTCGGTGATTCAG GTGTTGGGAAATCTTCATTGGTGCATCTCATTTTGAAAAGTTCTGCCATTGCTCGACCATCTCAAACAGTAGGATGCACTGTGGGCATTAAA CATGTTACTTACGGAAGTGCAGGCGGTTCATCTAATAACATCAGTGACGCTGAAAGGAACTTCTTTGTTGAGCTTTGGGATGTCTCAGGACACGAACGGTACAAGGCATGCCGGTCGATTTTCTATACACAAATAAATG GCGTCATATTTGTTTACGATCTCTCTCAGAGGAAGACCAAGACGAATTTGAATAAATGGGCAGTTGAAGTTGCTGAAACTGGCACCTTTTCAGCTCCATTGGGATCTGGTGGACCAGGAGGACTTCCAGTGCCCTATCTGGTAATTGCTAATAAAGTGGATATCGTTCCAAGGGATGGGGCAAGAGCAAGCAGGGGGAATCTTGTTGATCTTGCTCGCCAATGGGCTGAGAAGCAGGGCCTTCTTCGGTGCAGCGAAGAACTTCCACTCACAGAGAGCTTTCCTGGGAACTCCGGTCTTGTGTCG GCTGCTAAACAAGCAAGATATGACAAAGAAGCCGTGATCAAGTTTTTCCGCTTG CTTATTAGAAGAAGATACTTCTCAAACGAACCTCCTGCCCCAAGTCCCTGGTCCCTTGCTCCAAGAGAAGATACCATCCTTCCTATGGAGACTCTTGGAGATGGCGCAGATAGCTTCCAAAGGAAAAG CAGCCCGTGTCGCCCTTGGATAACTACAGATATCATCGATTCTCCTCCTCGTCGCTTCCGGACGTGA